One segment of Macrotis lagotis isolate mMagLag1 chromosome 1, bilby.v1.9.chrom.fasta, whole genome shotgun sequence DNA contains the following:
- the LOC141508620 gene encoding NACHT, LRR and PYD domains-containing protein 14-like, with protein sequence MSWSGNCRLVQYFEYLTDEEMKKFKLFLSDSLPRGRMEKAGRIDMAMLMVDHHGEQEAWNVAVNIWEKMGLIELWKRAMAEDPLIYAAENLKEGKQELMKCNDAMPESGNRRKYRRRMKEKFQLLRDRNSRPGEHANFHHRFTQLLLLQEFRHREQKEHELLASGWQHAEIMKQRGKFLLLTALFDPDDKTGINPKTVVLQGAAGIGKTTLARKVMLDWAEGNLFQDRFHYVFYISCREMNQLVKREIRLADLITNDWPDSQVPMTEIMSHPEQLLFIIDGLDELNFPCDEHRYDLCKDWKCRLPVHILLSSLLRKVMLSEASLLITIRLTALGIFSSLFETPRQVEILGFSEEERKEYFYRFFGDKDLAKKASNLIEDNEILFTMCFVPLVSWIVCTCLKQQMERGQDLSHVSQTATALYICYLSSLFSPDERICSMQTLKGLCQLAAEGIWGRKILFDEEDLRRQGLEIKSVSAFLDMYIFQKGNDCENCYSFIHLSFQEFFAAVFYALWGEVRNESPTLPHARIKEILEKYQETSSNSVTLTVHFLFGFLKAETAGKLKEIFGCQMSEDIKLELLKWVCSEIEQCKKSSLPGQLLELMSFLYETQDEGFLTKTMHHFQEIALNIRTKMQLLISAFCLKHGLKVSRLRLAIKLRRSHLSASNWRDLFSVVSRNQNLRELDLSTSHLGDSSMMILCSELRHPDCTVQKLRLDDCHLTTACCQDLSYALGSNRRLKNLNLSVNSLGDDGMKILCKALGSQDCSLQELRMFWCHLTDICCQDLSSTLIQNQNLLHLDLAANVLKDNGVKLLCEALKHPHCQLRMLVLWKCHLTSLSCDYLSFALKSNQSLTHLDLSGNSLGDNGIKLLCETLGNDYCKINSLMLRSCGLTASCCQDLSFALKRNRSVTHLNLADNALGNHGVTLLCEALQYPDCHLQELKLQGCCFSEACCWDLSLALKSNQNLTSLNLGGNTLGNDGVKLLCETFRDPNCRLQEIKLWNTCFTAAGFPHLSAVLKSNHNLIHLNIAGTTLGDDEVNLLCETLNNPNCNLQKLM encoded by the exons ATGCTGCAGAAAATCTCAAAGAAGGTAAACAGGAACTGATGAAGTGTAATGATGCTATGCCAGAATCAG GCAATAGAAGAAAGTACAgaaggagaatgaaagagaagtTTCAGTTGTTAAGGGATAGAAACTCTCGTCCTGGAGAACATGCAAACTTCCACCACCGATTCACTCAGCTGCTTCTTCTCCAGGAGTTTCGTCACAGGGAACAGAAAGAACATGAGCTCCTAGCCAGCGGATGGCAACATGCTGAGATAATGAAGCAGAGAGGGAAGTTTTTACTGTTGACTGCTTTATTTGATCCTGATGACAAGACAGGAATTAACCCAAAGACAGTTGTACTTCAGGGGGCTGCTGGGATTGGAAAAACAACATTAGCCAGGAAGGTGATGCTGGACTGGGCAGAGGGAAACCTCTTCCAGGATAGGTTCCACtatgttttctatatcagttgcaGAGAAATGAATCAGTTggtgaaaagagaaataagattaGCAGATTTGATTACTAACGATTGGCCTGACTCACAGGTTCCAATGACTGAAATCATGTCTCATCCAGAGCAATTGCTATTCATCATTGATGGTTTGGATGAGCTGAATTTCCCCTGTGATGAGCACAGATATGATCTCTGTAAAGACTGGAAGTGTCGGTTGCCCGTACATATCCTTCTGAGCAGTTTACTAAGAAAAGTCATGCTTTCTGAAGCCTCATTATTAATCACTATAAGACTCACTGCTCTGGGCATATTTAGTTCCCTATTTGAGACTCCACGCCAAGTAGAGATCCTAGGATTTTctgaggaggagagaaaagaatatttctaTAGATTTTTTGGTGATAAGGATTTAGCCAAGAAGGCTTCTAATTTGATTGAAGATAATGAAATTCTATTCACCATGTGCTTTGTCCCCCTGGTGAGCTGGATTGTCTGTACTTGTCTGAAACAACAGATGGAGAGAGGACAAGATCTATCACATGTTTCCCAAACTGCCACTGCCCTGTACATTTGCTATCTTTCCAGTTTATTTAGCCCTGATGAAAGGATATGCTCAATGCAGACCTTGAAAGGTCTGTGCCAATTGGCAGCTGAGGGAATCTGGGGAAGGAAAATCCTATTTGATGAAGAAGATCTCAGAAGGCAAGGGCTAGAGATAAAGAGTGTCTCTGCCTTCCTGGACATGTATATTTTCCAGAAAGGCAATGACTGTGAAAACTGCTACAGTTTCATTCACTTGAGTTTCCAAGAGTTTTTTGCTGCTGTGTTTTATGCACTGTGGGGAGAGGTGAGAAATGAGAGTCCTACTCTTCCCCATGCAAGGATAaaagagattttagaaaaataccAAGAGACCAGCTCCAACTCTGTGACTCTCACTGTGCATTTCTTGTTTGGCTTCCTAAAAGCAGAGACAGCAGGAAAGCTCAAGGAAATATTTGGTTGTCAAATGTCAGAGGACATAAAATTGGAGTTACTGAAATGGGTATGTTCAGAAATTGAGCAATGCAAAAAGTCTTCCCTTCCTGGGCAACTGTTAGAATTAATGTCTTTTTTGTATGAGACTCAAGATGAAGGATTTTTGACAAAGACTATGCATCACTTCCAGGAAATTGCTTTAAATATCCGTACCAAAATGCAATTATTAATTTCAGCTTTTTGCCTTAAGCATGGCCTCAAGGTGAGCAGACTTCGCCTGGCTATAAA ACTGAGGCgttcccatctttctgcttccAACTGGAGAGATCTCTTCTCTGTGGTCAGTAGGAATCAGAATCTGAGAGAACTGGATCTCAGTACAAGTCACCTTGGAGATTCATCCATGATGATACTTTGTTCAGAACTAAGACATCCAGACTGCACAGTCCAGAAACTCAG GTTGGATGATTGTCATCTCACTACTGCTTGTTGTCAGGATCTCTCTTATGCTCTTGGTAGCAACCGCCGCCTGAAAAATCTAAATTTAAGTGTTAATTCCCTTGGGGATGATGGGATGAAGATACTATGTAAGGCCTTAGGAAGCCAGGATTGTAGCTTACAAGAGCTGAG AATGTTCTGGTGCCATCTCACAGACATTTGTTGTCAGGATCTGTCATCAACTCTAATTCAGAACCAGAACCTTCTACATCTGGACCTGGCAGCCAATGTCCTGAAGGATAATGGAGTGAAGTTGCTGTGTGAGGCCTTGAAGCACCCACACTGTCAGCTTCGGATGTTGGT GTTGTGGAAATGTCATCTCACCTCTCTTTCTTGTGATTATCTCTCTTTTGCTCTCAAGAGCAACCAAAGTTTGACCCATTTGGATTTGAGTGGTAATAGCCTTGGTGACAATGGAATAAAACTTCTATGTGAGACCTTGGGAAATGATTATTGTAAAATAAATTCACTGAT GTTGAGGAGTTGTGGTCTAACTGCTTCTTGTTGTCAGGATCTTTCCTTTGCTCTCAAGAGAAACAGAAGTGTGACCCATTTGAATTTGGCAGATAATGCCCTGGGGAATCATGGAGTGACACTGCTCTGTGAAGCCCTGCAATACCCAGACTGTCACCTCCAGGAACTGAA GTTGCAAGGTTGCTGTTTTTCTGAAGCTTGTTGTTGGGATCTCTCCTTGGCTCTGAAAAGCAATCagaatttaacttctctgaacctggGGGGTAACACCTTGGGTAATGATGGAGTAAAACTTCTGTGTGAGACCTTCAGGGATCCAAACTGCAGATTACAGGAAATAAA ACTATGGAATACATGTTTCACTGCAGCAGGCTTTCCCCATCTCTCTGCTGTACTCAAGAGCAACCATAATTTGATCCATTTGAATATTGCTGGAACCACACTGGGGGATGATGAAGTGAACCTATTGTGTGAAACCTTGAACAACCCAAATTGCAACCTGCAGAAGTTGATGTAA